A genomic region of Chroicocephalus ridibundus unplaced genomic scaffold, bChrRid1.1 SCAFFOLD_786, whole genome shotgun sequence contains the following coding sequences:
- the LOC134509353 gene encoding LOW QUALITY PROTEIN: shematrin-like protein 1 (The sequence of the model RefSeq protein was modified relative to this genomic sequence to represent the inferred CDS: inserted 8 bases in 5 codons; deleted 3 bases in 2 codons; substituted 1 base at 1 genomic stop codon) yields CSVYGVSLGLYGVSLGLYGVCMGXSVGLCGVSMGPCASLWVSMGLYTVSVALYGVSMGLCGVSVGVYGVSMGXSMGVYGVSVGLXGVSMGLYGVSLALYGVSVAXSMGLYGVSVALYGVSMALYGVSMGLYGVPVGLYGVSMGLCGSLWLSMGPCGSLWGHYGVPVALYGASMGLCXVPVGLYGVSMGSLGVSMGHLWVSMGPWGSLWGVSGSLWGVYGSLWVPVALCGVSLGLYGVSMGLCGPWGLYGVSLGLYGVSMGLYGVSLGLXGVPGGLYGVSLGLYGVSMGVSGSLWGLYGVSVGPCGSLWGVWVPGGPWGSLWGVYGSLWGVYGSLGVSMGCLWVSMGSLWGVYG; encoded by the exons TGCAGCGTCTATGGGGTGTCTCTGGGTCTTTATGGGGTGTCTCTGGGTCTCTATGGGGTCTGtatggg ctctgtgggtctctgtggggtgtCTATGGGTCCCTGTGCatctctatgggtctctatgggtctctataCGGTGTCTGTTGctctctatggggtgtctatgggtctCTGTGGGGTCTCTGTGGGCgtctatggggtgtctatggg ctctatgggtgtCTATGGGGTCTCTGTGGGTCTCTAGGGGGtgtctatgggtctctatggggtgtcttTGGCTCTCTATGGGGTGTCTGTGgc ctctatgggtctctatggggtgtctgTGGCTCTCTATGGGGTCTCTATGGctctctatggggtgtctatgggtctctatggggtccctgtgggtctctatggggtatctatgggtctctgtgggtcccTGTGGCTCTCTATGGGTCcctgtgggtctctatggggtcaCTATGGGGTCCCTGTGGCTCTCTATGGGGCGTctatgggtctct gggtccctgtgggtctctatggggtgtctatggggtccctgggggtctctatggggcatctatgggtctctatgggtccctgggggtctctgtggggtgtctctgggtctctatggggtgtctatgggtctctgtgggtcccTGTGGCTCTCTGTGGGGTGTCtctgggtctctatggggtgtctatgggtctctgt ggtccctggggtctctatggggtgtctctgggtctctatggggtgtctatgggtctctatggggtgtctctgggtc tgggggtccctgggggtctctatggggtgtctctgggtctctatggggtgtctatgggtgTCTCTGGGTCTCTATGGGGTCTCTATGGGGTCTCTGTGGGTCCCTGTGGCTCTCTATGGGGTGTC tgggtccctgggggtccctgggggtctctatggggtgtctatgggtctctatggggtgtctatgggtccctgggggtctctatggggtgtctatgggtctctatggggtctctatggg